The nucleotide window ACATTTGTTTTATATAAGAACTCCATCACATGACTCTACAGCTGGACAAATGGCAGCATGTTGTTGTGAAGGAATTCAGTGCAAATCAGTGTCAGGAGACCAAAAACAGACTACATCCAAGACTTTAAGACTGATGACATTTTAGTTCCATTTAGATCCGACCATGAGTGAAGATTGATTAACTTGACACCTAAACgactgttagggttagggacgaTGTTAAACTGGGCAGCTGAGCAGTGGTGTGTCCTGTGGGGTTTCATGGTGACTCAGCAGATCTCTGACAGCATCATGAACAGGCCTCTTCCTGAATCACGGCAGCAGACTATGAGTGCAGGATCGAGGCAAATCGCACGCCTGGAGGCCAGGTCAGATCCACTGGTCTGAGGACGAACTCTCGTCCTCACTCTAGGCTTTTGACTGAGAAaagcaagaaaaaaaatgaaatcatTTTCAATCAAAGGCAGAAGGCTGGACAGGAGCTAAATATACAAAAGGTTTGTTTTGAAAAATGTTCTCCCTGAGGCAGAGTGGACATGGTTAAATGTATTTGGACAGGTACCCTAATCCTGAGAGCACTTGTAATGCGCATGACCCTGTTAGTAtgcgtatgtgagtgtgtgtgtgtcctgtctgtttgtctgtgtgtgtttgtgtgtcggtgtgtgtgcatgtgtatgtgtaagcGATGTGTCACTAAGGCAGGATGACGCTGAGGAGACTTGATGTTATGTGTGACCTTGTTTTCttttggcagcagcactgcagCGGGTCGGTGGAGGAAAGTGAGGCCGGCCACAGGACACTGCACCGCCCAACTTAACGCCTGTCCTGAATGAAAACCTCTGACGGCACACGGGGCGCATTAAAAATACATCGTCCCTCAGGAGCGCTACTGTCGCGAGCAGCAAACTCAGAGCACACATAAATCAATAGTGGAGGACACCGATTTCTTTATTATCACTTCCCTCAGCAACGAGCTAACAACGGATACGTTCACAAACCGGCGGAGACGGACCAGTACACCCCTGCAATCCTTCTATGGATGCCAGGAGCCTTGTTGCTGTTTTAGATCGCCTAAAAATATGCGCTTAAACTCTTAATTCAAGGCTGTTGTGAGTTGAAAACAGTGTCGAAATTTTCTTCCGTTTATCTGACTGACTTCCTTCAATCCTCTTTCTTCGGTTTGTTTAGGGCCTTGTTGTGCTGCGTTATCTGACTGCTGATGAGAACACTGAGACAAATTGACAGCAAGCTGCATGAAAACGCAAGCTTCACAATTATGTCTCTCCACAATGGTTACTGAACTGCCGAGTCGCTATTTATCGTTCCATCCAAACAAGTTTTATCTTTGAAATGAAAACATTGTTCGGACCATTGGTCATGAAACCATGATACTCTGTCAGGATGCATGCTTGATCCGCAATTGGTATAGACAGTTTGCTTGACGGGAACCCAAACTTAAAATCATTTTCCACAGCTTCTGTCCCATGTTAATCAGGACACTCAATCTTCGGAATTGACATATCTGGAACCCATGTGAGAGAAAGAACATTAGCATATTCATGAGCACAGACAGACTCAATCATACGAAATGGGAGACAAGGACCCAGCCAGAAGCCATCACGGCCTGGAACAAATAGCTTCTGACATGTGAGGATAGGAGAATCTGCAGGAGAGCCTTGAGAGCTTAAATCTCCCATCGCGACCTCAGCATAACACGCAGAGCACACcagagcacagcagagcagagtggAAACCTGGCTAAGCCTGCCAGAGCTGGTCACTTTCATTATGCCATGGTTGCAGCATGTGTCCTCAGGTCTGAGAACAAGGCCTGTAATAGGAGTCAAATTAAAGAATTGGATTAAAGATGGATTATCACTGTACTAAAGCCAGCAAAGCAGCCGCTTTCGCTTAAATCCGGGAAACGCACTTCTGGGAAAAGGCTCTGGGGGAATTGATTTCTGGATTGCTGACTGTGGACGAGGCGGTCTCCTGTCCGGCCGCcggtcacagagagagatggagagtcaAGACGAGCTGGAGCACCCTCTCCTGAGGGAGAGCCCCAAGCACACTGGCGGACCCCCTGGCTCCCTGTTCAAGGGCATCTtggtgaggtgtgaggaggaCAAGGCCTTCCCCCCGCTGGCCTGGAGGAGTTACTGCAGCGGGCcccctcagcagcagcagcagttacTGGACCCGTGCTCGCTGCCCCGCACACTGGAGTCCATGTACTCCCCGGCCCCCATCTGGGGTCACCCCGACTCCCTGGCCCTGCACAGGAAGGAGTACCTGGAGACCACCTTCGTGGACGTCCATCCAGGCTCTTCCCTGGAGAGGAAGCTGCAGGCGGAGGAGCAGGACAGCCACAGCGTGTCGTACAGcctggaggacgaggacgacCTGCTGCCTGACTTTGAGGTAAGAACctccacacaccaacacacacacacactccccttccAAATGTCCAACAGGCACAACAGTACAGAGCAATTCCCTCCCAAAAAACTGCCCATGTAAACACGTAAACAAAAGCAGAACAGCCAGCAGGAAAACAGGACAGCTGGGTCAATTCCCATTGTAGtctagatccccccccccccccctcctcctgctgctacTGTTGATGCTCAGAGCGGGCAAAAAAAAAGGCGGGGTGAGTCACCGCCAGGTCACaggctctgctgctctctccaacTGGAGGGTCTCTCCTGCCGACATGGTTTCTGTCAACACTCCCAAGATACCCAGTTTATAAAGATGATTCTAGaattgcaggggggggggggggaattggagTGGAATTTGTGAAAAGTACGAGAGAGGTTTGCAGTCAGCAACAGTGGAGAGCACTCTGTCGGAAAGGTGGAATGACATCAGACTCTCTGCCGGCTGGTGTACTGGTAATGACACCACTACTGTGACGGGCGCCAGGTCTATTTCACGCATCAGTGACCCTCGAGTGAAATGTAGAAATAGCTACGGACTCAAGGTTAGATGCTCTTCCCTACGTCACTTAGATCACTCATTTAGTGTGACTGAATCATCTTGTGCTGTTATTTGCCGAGCAGTTGTTTCAAGGTACATCTCTCATCAATGTACGGTAAAAATGTAAGGTCCAACTGCATATTTTTCCTGtcacgcgcacacagacacagacacacacatcacaatcCATTAAAGGAACGAGCTGCATCTGTCAGTGTGTATTTAACACGACATCTGAGTTTTTTCACCTAAAGGTCAAATCCAAAACCACTTCAAACAAAATCTTGTCAAGCACATTGGAGGCACTGGCAGTGCCTCAGTCGGTGGCCGAGGCCGAGGCACTGACCTGTGGGAATGCAGCCTGACTCTGATCCCCTAcgcagaaacacagacaagctCTCTGTTTCCTTAGTTTCACAA belongs to Hypomesus transpacificus isolate Combined female chromosome 15, fHypTra1, whole genome shotgun sequence and includes:
- the tmem91 gene encoding synapse differentiation-inducing gene protein 1, which codes for MESQDELEHPLLRESPKHTGGPPGSLFKGILVRCEEDKAFPPLAWRSYCSGPPQQQQQLLDPCSLPRTLESMYSPAPIWGHPDSLALHRKEYLETTFVDVHPGSSLERKLQAEEQDSHSVSYSLEDEDDLLPDFEDSSSEDFSDTDSDSNFPLMIPQDYLGLAFFSMLCCFWPLGIAAFYLSQKTNKASAEGDFQGASAASRQALWLSVLSIVFGIITYICAIAALISYLSGKPP